A genomic segment from Necator americanus strain Aroian chromosome III, whole genome shotgun sequence encodes:
- a CDS encoding hypothetical protein (NECATOR_CHRIII.G10567.T2), with protein sequence MWAFFPGAIALLCSAFFLFLRNRSRKAIKLPPNVSRDKQSLPVKGESGVYKSGLLTDEDENVIMDLYPGIDTLWDAFNRGMKESNDGLCVGTRASDGKYRFWKYSEILHDSQNVASALIGDFELKPGDRIGIYSQNRPEWLICALACIQQSIVVVPLYDTLGADAAAFIVSAADISVVIVDKMTKARSLASKKNAMVALKTIVMVEKHDVSEVEEVRLPLV encoded by the exons ATGTGGGCATTTTTTCCTGGTGCTATTGCTTTACTGTGTTCAgcatttttcttgttccttcGCAACAGATCCAGAAAAGCGATCAAACTACCACCGAATGTCTCTAGAGACAAGCAATCTCTTCCTGTCAAG GGTGAATCTGGAGTATACAAATCTGGCCTGCTCACTGATGAAGACGAAAATGTAATTATGGATCTCTACCCGGGTATCGACACGCTTTGGGATGCTTTCAATCGAGGAATGAAG GAAAGTAATGATGGGCTCTGCGTCGGAACGCGCGCATCTGATGGAAAATATCGTTTCTGGAAGTACTCGGAGATTCTGCACGATTCCCAAAATGTCGCGTCTGCATTGATCggagattttgaattgaagccAG GTGATCGAATCGGCATTTATTCACAAAATCGACCTGAATGGCTTATTTGCGCTTTGGCCTGCATACAGCAGTCCATAGTGGTGGTTCCCCTATACGACACGTTAGGCGCAGACGCTGCCGCGTTCATCGTCTCAGCGGCTGATATCAG TGTCGTAATCGTCGATAAAATGACAAAGGCACGGAGCTTAGCGTCAAAGAAGAACGCTATGGTTGCACTAAAAACCATAGTGATGGTGGAAAAACACGACGTCAGTGAAGTCGAAGAGGTGCGCCTACCACTTGTTTAA
- a CDS encoding hypothetical protein (NECATOR_CHRIII.G10568.T1), with amino-acid sequence MQKEEIPIEHFVTKEFNSGVNNDEECSSERNDDMMSKNDSRFIAFKKIDPNEEQHCWLNEFEVPMPCTRDHRARNIVFHDLWRKGYYLTSGEQYGCAYLVYEGIPGEVHAKYLLDFVMDDEEASMINIISLVRVATQVKKELLLAVVASDSSHPHYISFNRFRPYSKEYE; translated from the exons atgcaaaaagaagagattccAATAGAGCACTTTGTAACT aaggaatTCAATTCGGGCGTTAATAACGATGAAGAGTGCTCTTCAGAGAGGAACGATGATATGATGTCCAAAAATGATTCAAGGTTCATTGCATTCAAGAAAA TTGATCCAAACGAGGAGCAACACTGCTGGCTAAACGAATTCGAGGTACCAATGCCATGCACCCGTGATCACCGTGCTAGAAATATTGTGTTCCACGACTTGTGGCGTAAAGGATATTACCTAACTAGCGGAGAGCAGTATGGTTGTGCATATCTAGTCTATGAAG GTATCCCTGGAGAAGTACATGCGAAATACTTGCTCGATTTTGTGATGGACGACGAGGAAGCATCAATGATCAACATTATTTCTTTGGTTCGAGTCGCAACACAG GTGAAAAAGGAGCTTCTACTGGCGGTGGTCGCATCTGACAGTAGTCATCCTCACTACATCAGTTTCAACAGATTCAGACCTTATTCGAAAGAGTATGAGtaa